ATCCTCGGTCGCCCCGGAGGGCGACCGCCACATCGCCACGGCTTCCTTGGCGAGGCTAAGCATCGTTGCGATCCTCGGTCGCCCCGGAGGGCGACCGCCACGCCGGTACATCACCCCTGAGAACGTCACGCACATAGGTTGCGATCCTCGGTCGCCCCGGAGGGCGACCGCCACGCGACCAAGAGCCGCGCCGCGTTCGGGCCGACGATCGGGTTGCGATCCTCGGTCGCCCCGGAGGGCGACCGCCACTTCGAGGGCGTCACCGACGCTGACGGCGCCCCGAAGCTGTTGCGATCCTCGGTCGCCCCGGAGGGCGACCGCCACCAGGCGCTCGCCCTTGAAGCCGAGCCGCAGCTCGTCGGCGACCTGGCGGTTGCGATCCTCGGTCGCCCCGGTGGGCGACCGCCACACCCGCCCATGGTCGGGGTGCGCCGCCGGTAGGTGGGGTTGCGATCCTCGGTCGCCCCGGTGGGCGACCGCCACGCCAGATACGGCCCTACACGGCCAGACCAGAACTCGGCGTTGCGATCCTCGGTCGCCCCGGTGGGCGACCGCCACGGCTCATCCTTGCGCGCATCCTCGCCGGTGTCGTCGAGTTGCGATCCTCGGTCGCCCCGGTGGGCGACCGCCACCCCTGCGGCACCCGTCCGGCGTAGCCGCGTAAACGTATCGTTGCGATCCTCGGTCGCCCCGGTGGGCGACCGCCACCGGGTTCGGGGATCACGTTCACCCCCTGAAACGCGGTTGCGATCCTCGGTCGCCCCGGTGGGCGACCGCCACCGAACGAGCGGTTGGCCGAGTTGGCGGCCAAGGTGGTTGCGATCCTCGGTCGCCCCGGTGGGCGACCGCCACCCGAGCTCGAAGTAGCGGTGCATGATGACGCCGAGGCCGTTGCGATCCTCGGTCGCCCCGGTGGGCGACCGCCACCGGGTCGACGTCGTCGTGGCCACCGACGAGCACCAAGTGGTTGCGATCCTCGGTCGCCCCGGTGGGCGACCGCCACGGCATCTGAGCAGGCAATATGCCCTCTTGACGCCGACACGGCGACCTGCGAATTCACGTATCAAGGAACATTAAGGGTGATAACTCCTTAGGAACCTACCGCGTGTCGCATGAGCACTCCAGGTTCCGAAGCGCAGGAACGGCAGGCGCGGTCGAAGCACAGGTGTAAGGGTATGCCGGGACTGCACCCTGACCGAGCAACTCCAGGGATCCTATTGTTGATCATGGTTGGTCTCTGCGGGACACAGGGTTGTCTGGCCGAGCTGACCGGCCCTGTCTGGACATGAAGTGATCGATGTCGTTAGCACCGATTTGATGGAACCCGGCGAAACTGTCGGCGCCATCTCCTAAAGTTCAGCTCTCGCAGGAATCCTCCAACCAAGGGGTGTGCGTGAGGGACCGCTTGTGGGCGCACAGTGCCCGGGATGGAGACAGGCTTCGCCATGGTCTCGCTGACCACTTGCGGGGAACCGCGCAGCGCGCAGGCGCCTTCGGCGAGATCTTTGGCGCGGGCCCGCTCGCTGCTCATTGCGGTCTGTTGCACGATGTCGGGAAAGGTTCCTGCCAGTGGCAGAGGGGCCTGATCGACGCGGAGCGCCTGGGTGGCCGGGTGGGCATCCCGCACAAGCACGCGGGTACATGGCTACTGGATCAGCACGGCCTGGGCATCATGTCGGCTGTGGTGTTCGGTCATCACGGAGGACTGCCGGACGCGACGCGCCTTAAGAAGGAGCTGCGCTTCGCGGACACCGACCCCCTGGTGGCTGAAGCAATCGGGCGGGTAGGGGAAATCGTCCCGGAGATTCATCCGCCGGCACCGATCGCATTACCCCTCTGGCTGTCCGAGGCAGCGACTGCTGACCCCTATGCCTTGGACTTCCTGGTTCGTATGGTCTACAGCACAGTGGTAGATGCGGACTTTTTGGACACCGAGCAGCATTTTTCTGGCGCCGCGCGCCCTTTTCATCCGATTTCTGCCGCTGATCTGGCTGAGCGTTTCGAGCAGGGACGCCAGGATCTGCTCGAAAACAAACTAGAATCGCCGATCGACTGGTTGCGTCAGGAGGTCTACCGACAGTGTCTGGAGGCCTCCCAGGGACCGCGTGGCATGTATCGCATTCCGGCACCCACAGGCTCGGGGAAGACGCTCGCGGCGGGTGGCTTCGCCCTGCACCACGCCAGGTTGCACGGCATGAAACGCGTCATCGTCGCCGTGCCGTTCATGTCGATCACTGAGCAGAACGCCTCGGTCTATCGCGATCTCTTGGACGTCGAGGGCGAGGATCCGGTGGTGCTGGAGCATCACAGCGGGATCGATCTGGACGACGGTAGCGCTGCCAGGAGGTGGCAGCGGCTGGCCGCGGAGAACTGGGACGCCCCCTTCGTGGTGACGACCACCATTCGGCTGTTCGAGTCGCTGTTCTCTCACAAGCCCGCGGCGATGCGCCGCGTGCATCGGCTGGCCGGTTCGGTGATCGTCCTGGACGAGGTGCAGGCGCTACCGGACCGCTTGTTGATCCCCATCGTGTCCGCGCTGCGAAGCCTCACGCAGTGGTTCGGGGCGACGGTGGTACTGGCCTCAGCCACTCAACCGCCCTTCGAACTGCTCAGCCCTTTGCAGGGCACACGCATCAGGGATGTCATCGCAGAGCCTAAGCCGCTGTACAAAGCGTTGAACCGAGTGCGTTACCGGTGGCTGCTGGATCCGAAGCCGACCATGGCGCAGATCGCGGAGCACGCCGCGGCGGAGCCTCAAGTTCTGGTGGTGGTCAACACCACCAGGGACGCCGCCAGGATGCATGAGCTGGTGGAGGAGCATCGCCCGGCGCTGCACCTGTCGACGCGGATGGCAGCCGCGCACCGGCGCGACACTTTGGACGAGATCAAGCGGCGTCTCACCGACGAGAAACTGGTCGCAGTGGTGAGCACCCAACTGGTCGAGGCGGGAGTAGACCTGGACTTCCCGGCCGGTTTCCGGGCGATCGCCTCTGCTGACTCCTTGCAGCAGGCAGCTGGCCGGGTCAACCGAAGTGGGCGGCTGCCGTTTGGACAGGTCACCATCTTCGATCCGGAGGATGGCAACAAGGCGGCCGACATGTTGTACGGTGCCGCACTGGAGGCCACCCGCGCAAGGTTCGGCCCCCACTGCCCGCCGGACGATCTGGACGCGCTCGAGGCCTATTACCGGGCCAGGTTCGACTTTCACAACGTCGAGGCGGCAGGCCGCGAGATCCAGCAGGGACGCCAGACCCATGACTTCCCTCGCGTGGCCGAGCTGTTCCGCATGATCGACGAATGGACCGTTCCCGTGGCGGTGCGCTATGGCGACACCGAGAAGCTAGACGAGATCCTCGCCCACCTGCGTGCCGGGCACCCTGGAGCAGGCGCGCAGTTGCGTGCTCTGCGTCCCTACCTGGCCACCCTGCCCCGGGGCACCGTGCGCAACGCGCTGCAAGAAGGACTTGCCATCCCCGTAGTCGGCGATCTCCTCGAATGGATCGGCGATTACCACCCGCAGCGAGGCATCGAGATGACCTCCCCCAACCCCCAGGAGCTGGTGTTTTGACCAACCGCCGCGTTCACCATCCCCCTCCGCCGCTCGTCGTGGAGGTCGAGGCGCCATACGCCTGTTTCACCCGCCCCGAGTTCAAAACCGAGCGGATGAGTTACTCGGTCATGACGCCGTCGGCCGCGAAGGGCGTGTTGGAGGCAATCTTCTGGAAGCCGGAGTTCGGCTACCAGGTCACGCGCATCGAGGTGCTTAAGCCCATCCGATGGGCGTCGATCCGCCGCAACGAGGTCTCCTCCATGTTGACGCTGGCCTGGGTACGCGAGGCCATGGTTGACACCACCGTGCGCCTCGATGCCGAGGCCGACCGCGACCAGCGCAACATGGTGTGCCTGCGCGATGTCGCTTATCGCATCCACGCGCAGGTACGGCTGCGCCCGCACGCCACCGATCCCGAGGCCAAGTACCGCGACCAGTTCCGCCGGAGAGTCGAGCGCGGAGCCTGCTACTCCCAGCCGTTCATGGGTGTCCGTGAGTTCTCGGCCTCTTTCCGCCCCAAGACCGGCTGCGAGCCGATCGACCGCGACGAGAAGCTTGGAGTGATGCTGCACAGCATCGTCTACAGTCCCGATGGCGAGAGCTATCGCTGGTTCCACGCCGAGCTCCAGCAGGGCGTGCTGGAGATTCCGCGCGAAGGCATTGAGTTGCCGGGGGCCGACACGCGTACCGGCGGCAGGCGGTGACCCCGTGCTGATCAGACAGCTCGCAGCGCACGCCGGAGACAGGCGCGACCTGCCGCCCCCCTACTACCGCAACCGAAACGTACGGTGGGCGATCGACCTGGACGGGGACGGACGCCCCCGAGGAGGCCGCCTGGTGGACCTGAGCACCGTCGAGGCCAAGTCAGGAGTGCTGCTCGACACCCCGTACGTGCAGCGCTCCGGCACCGGATCGCTGCCGTTCCTGCTCACTGACACCTTGCAGTACGTCCTGGCGATGCCCAAGGACGACAGCGACAAGCAGATGGCCGATGCCCGCCGGCGCGCCGAGGACTTCGCCGAACTGGTCTACCGGTGGGCCAAGGACGAACCGCTGGCCGAGCCCGTGGTGCGTTTCCTGAGGCGCGGCACCTTCTCCGAGGTGGAGATCCCCGTACAGGCCAAGCCGTCCGACGTGGTGGCGATCCGCACGGATCAGGGGTGGGTGCACGCCCTGCCATCCTCCGTTCAGGTGTGGGGGCAGATCGTACGAGAGCGCAAGAGCGCGGCCGGCGGGCTGGGAATCTGCCTGTCCTGCGGGGAGGGAGGTCCGTTGCTGGCCACCATTCCCGAGCCGGTCAAGCCGGGTGGCATCCCCGTGGCAGGGGGCCGCGGCCGGGATGCGCAGCTCGTGTCGATCAACAAGACCGCGCAGGGGCGTGGGGGCATCACACAACTGGCCAATACGCCGATCTGTGACACCTGTGGTGGGCAGGCGATGTCGGTGCTGAACGCTCTGCTGGCAGACCGGCAGCACCACTACCGCGGCTCTGACAGCGTCCTGGTGTGGTGGCTCCGCCGCCCGGCCCCGTTCTCGCTGCTGGGAGCCGTCCGAGACGCTCAGTCGCAGGACGTCAGGGGCATCATCGAGCAGGTGCACCTCCCACCGGCCCGACGTGCCGACTGGCTGCACGACAACGACTTCTACGCGGTGACCCTGTCGGCGAACCAGAGCCGCGTGGTGATCCGTGACTGGATCGACGTCCCGCTGATCGAGCTGTGTCAGCACCTGAACACGTGGTTCGCCGACCACGAGATGGCAGACCTATGGGAGGACGGTCCGCAGCGAGTCCCGCTGTGGCGGATGGCAGCTGCACTGGGCAGGCACGGCAAGCAGGGCTACGTCAGGGACACCGCACCCCGGTCGGCCGAGCGAGACCTCATGGCGGCCGCCCTGCACGGCACGCCGCTGCCCACCAACCTGCTGGCCCGCCTGATCCAGCGCGTCCGCGCCGACAACCGCGTGGACCTGCCTCGCGCCGCGCTCCTGCGCCTGCTGCTCGTCCGAGCCGACCCGGCCATGAAGGAGATCCTGTTGGAGCATCTCAACCTCGACACCCGTGACCCCGCCTACCTGTGCGGACGCGTCTTCGCGGTACTGGAGGACATCCAGCGCACTGCCCTGGACAACATCAACACCACCATCGGGGACAAGTTCTTCGGCGCGGCCATGGCCAGGCCGCTGCCGGTGCTCACCATGCTGCGCAAGAACGCCACCGGCCATCTGCGGCGGCTGCGCGGCAGCAGGAAGGCCGCCGGGATCGCCCTGGACAAACGCCTGGATGAGATCTTCCAGAAGTTCGCCGCCGAGCTGCCGGCCACCCTGGACCTCGCCGGTCAGGGACGCTTCGTCCTCGGCTACCACCAGCAGAGATCGGCCGATCGGGAGGCGGCGCGTGCCGCAGCTGCCGCACGCAAGACCGCCGCGCCCGAGTCCGCCTGACCCATCGTCACCCGTCCCGAAAGGAACTCCTCGGCATGTCCGTCCACCTGGACCCCGCCCGTAAGCACGACTTCGTCTTCCTGTTCGACGTGCGCGACGGCAACCCCAACGGTGACCCCGACGCCGGCGGCATGCCGCGGACAGATCCGGAAACCGGCCACGGCCTGGTCACCGACGTGGCGATCAAACGCAAGATTCGGAACATGGTGGCTCTGATCAACGAGGGCGTCGCCGGTTACGACATCTACGTTGAGGCCGGAGTCGCGCTCAACGCCCAGCACGAGCGCGCCTACGCCGCGCTGAACCTGGACCCCAAGCAGCGGCGCAAGTCCGAGTTCGAGGCGCAGCAGTGGATGTGCCAGACCTTCTACGACGTGCGGATGTTCGGCGCCGTCATGACCACCGGCACCAAGCCGTGCGGACGCGTCCAAGGGCCGATGCAGCTCACCTTCTCCCGGTCCATCGACGTGGTCCTCCCTCAGGAGCACGGCATCACCCGCGTCACGCAGACCCGCCAGGACGACATCGACAAGGGCGAGTCGACCGAAATGGGTAACAAGCACATGATCCCTTACGCTCTCTACCTCGGTTACGGGCATTTCAGCGCGCCTCTGGCCCGCCGCACCGGTGTGACTGGCCAGGACCTGGAGACGTTCTGGCGGGCCATGACACTGATGTTCGAGCACGACCGCGCCTCTACCCGCGGCGAGATGGCGCTGCGCGGCCTGTACGTGTTCAGCCACGACGACCCCTTCGGCCGGGCTCCGGCCCATCAACTGTTCGACCGCGTCGAGGTCGCCGCTACCCAGCCGATTCCGCGCTCGTTCGCCGACTACACCGTCTCCGTCAGGAGCGACCTCCCCGAGGGGATCGCCCTCACCTCCGTCACCGAGTGACCGACGCCGCTCCGCAGGCCGGCGGCGTCCCCCTTCAGCAGGTGATGCTGTCGGCACTGGAACATCACGCCTACTGCCCACGCCAAGCCGGCCTCATCCTTCTGGAGGATGGATACGCCGACGACGCGTCGACCATCCGAGGCACCCTCATGCACCAGCGCGTCCACGAGCCAGGGCACGAGACACGCGGCGCTGTGCGTACCTTGCGGGCCCTTCCGGTGTGGCACGACGGGCTCGCGCTGGTCGGCGTCTGCGACGTGGTGGAGATCCACAGCGACGGGCGGGTCATCCCGATCGAGCACAAGTCCGGCTCGTACACGCAGGGCGGACCCGCTGACGTCCAGGTGACCGGCCAGGCGATGTGCCTGGAGGCCATGTTCAGCTGCTCCATCCCCTACGGTGTGATCTACTCTGCCGCGGATCGGCGCAGACATACCGTCGCACTCGACGCCGCCGCCCGGAATCGTGTCCTCACCCTTGCCGACGAGGTGCGGCACACGCTTGCCGTGGCCACGCTTCCCGGCGCAGTCGCTGATCAGCGATGCCGACGCTGCTCGATGCACGACATGTGCATGCCTCGCGTCCTGGCCCGCCAGGGTGCCATCACGCGGGCCGCGTCCAAGCTGTTCACCCCTCAACCTGAAGCGGTATGGGATGACTGAACTCCTCAACACCCTCTACGTCCAGACCCAAGGAGCAAGCCTCCATCTCGATCACGACAGCCTTAAGATCGTCATCCCGGAGACTCCCAAGAAGACGCTGCCCCTGCGCCGTCTGGACGGCATCGTGGTCTACGGTCATGTGTCCCTGTCCGCCGAACTGCTCGCCCGGTGCGCGGAAGACGGCCGGTCCGTGGTCTGGATGAGTCTGTCTGGACGATTCCTTGGCCGAGTCGACGGGCCGACCCGCGGGAACGTCATGCTCCGCCACGCGCAGCACCTCTCGCATGCGGATCCCGTTCTGCGCCTGCAGATCGCCAGAAGTTGCGTCGCGGGCAAGCTGCAGAACTCCCGGCAGATCCTCCTCCGCGGAGCGCGCGACGCCACCGATCAGGCGCAGGTCACGCTGCGGTCGCTCGCGCAGGACATCGAAGATCTCCTGGGCCGCGCCGAAGACGCCGGGACCCTCGACGAACTCATGGGGTTGGAAGGTCAGGCGGCCCGCCTGTACTTCGAGGGACTGAGCCACATGCTCCGACCGCTGTCCGACATTCCCTCCTTCGCCAACCGGACGAGGCGTCCTCCCACTGATCCCGTCAACGCGCTGCTGTCGTACCTGTACGGTCTGACTCGCGCCCTCGTCCACGGAGCAGCCGAGCAGGTAGGCCTCGACCCGTACCTCGGCTTCCTCCACGGCATGCGCCCCGGCAAGCCGGCTCTCGCCCTGGACCTCATGGAAGAGTTTCGCCCCATTCACGCCGACCGGCTCGGACTCAACCTTCTCAACCGCAAACAACTGCGAAAGGAGCACTTCGAGACCCTGCCGGGCGGAGCGGTCCAGATGACGGAGGACGGCCGGCGCCTCGTCCTCACGGAGTGGCAGGCGTGGAAGAACAAGGACTGGCCGCACAAACTGCTCGGGCGCAAAGTCTCCGCCTCGCTGCTGCCCGTCGTCCAAGCCCGCCTCCTAGCCCGGCACATCCGCGGCGAACTGCCTGCTTACATCCCCTGGACGGTTGGCTGATGCAACTGCTCCTGACGTACGACGTGGTGACCACCACACCGGAGGGCCGCCGCCGGCTACGGCAGATGGCCAAGCTGTGCGAGGGATACGGGCATCGTGTGCAGAAGTCCGTGTTCGAGATCACGTGCACGGACGCCGAGCTACTCACTCTGCTCGACTCCGCAACACGGATCATCGATGTGTCCGACGATTCTGTACGGGTCTATCGGCTGCCGAGCAACTGCTTCGATGCGGTGCATCGCCTGGGTGTAGCGGAGCCCGCACCCCATCATGATCCGCTCATCCTGTAGTTCGGAACCTGAAGTGCTCACGCGACACGCAGTAGGTTCCTAAGAAGTTATCGCCCAATATGTTCCTTGATAAGTGAATCCGCATATCTTCCTATCGGCATCGAGAAGGCATAACGCCTGCTCAGATGCCGTGGCGGTCGCCCTCCGGGGCGACCGAGGATCGCAACTACGCCGGCGAAGTCGAGATCGACTTTGACCGGGGTGGCGGTCGCCCTCCGGGGCGACCGAGGATCGCAACTTCCAGATGGTCAACGGCTGGCTCGCGAGTAAGTGACGTGGCGGTCGCCCTCCGGGGCGACCGAGGATCGCAACCGGCTCATGCCGCCTCGTGCATGGAGGCGCGCCGGTCGTGGCGGTCGCCCTCCGGGGCGACCGAGGATCGCAACCTCCACCACGTCCTCGACCGGCGTCCGCTGGCCCTGTGGCGGTCGCCCTCCGGGGCGACCGAGGATCGCAACGACGTCGGCGAGGACGTCAACGCCCCGGGCACCCGTGGCGGTCGCCCTCCGGGGCGACCGAGGATCGCAACATAGAGGGCTCCGGTCAGCGGGTAGGTAGCGGAAGTGGCGGTCGCCCTCCGGGGCGACCGAGGATCGCAACCCCGACAAGACGTTCGAGGGCTACGCCCGCGCCATGGTGGCGGTCGCCCTCCGGGGCGACCGAGGATCGCAACGGCCTGGACGTGAGCGGCTGGCTCCTGGGCTGGGGTGGCGGTCGCCCTCCGGGGCGACCGAGGATCGCAACAGCTCAGGGTCTCCGGCCATGCGGCCTGTGAGGGTGTGGCGGTCGCCCTCCGGGGCGACCGAGGATCGCAACGCATCGCTCCACGTGCTGTCCGCCTCGGGCACCACGTGGCGGTCGCCCTCCGAGGCGACCGAGGATCGCAACGCATCGCTCCACGTGCTGTCCGCCTCGGGCACCACGTGGCGGTCGCCCTCCGGGGCGACCGAGGATCGCAACTCGACAGTCAGCAGCTCGGCGGCATGGCCGACGAGGGTGGCGGTCGCCCTCCGGGGCGACCGAGGATCGCAACGCCGCGAGCGAGTCGAGATTGCTGATGGTGAGCGTCGTGGCGGTCGCCCTCCGGGGCGACCGAGGATCGCAACCGCTCGGCGGAGGTGACTTGGTCGACCGGCTTGCCGTGGCGGTCGCCCTCCGGGGCGACCGAGGATCGCAACGGCGTCGGCAGCAATACCGCCCGGCATGTGATTAGTGATGTGGCGGTCGCCCTCCGGGGCGACCGAGGATCGCAACGCCGAGTGGGTAATGGGCCTCCCCTCCGGCCACCGTGGCGGTCGCCCTCCGGGGCGACCGAGGATCGCAACGAGTTCATCGCGATCGCCTGGGATCGTTTCGGCGGGGTGGCGGTCGCCCTCCGGGGCGACCGAGGATCGCAACACCCAAGCCGTCATCTCGCTGAACAGGCTCATCAGCGTGGCGGTCGCCCTCCGGGGCGACCGAGGATCGCAACGACCCGCGGGACCTGGCCCAGGAAGCGGCCCTGAGAAGTGGCGGTCGCCCTCCGGGGCGACCGAGGATCGCAACGGTCTGCTACGCGAAAGATCCGCGTGAACACGGACCTGTGGCGGTCGCCCTCCGGGGCGACCGAGGATCGCAACACTTTGGCCGGTACTTCGGCGGCGGAATGGCACCCCCGTGGCGGTCGCCCTCCGGGGCGACCGAGGATCGCAACACGTACGTCCACGAGCGCGACCTGGGCGGCAACCTCGTGGCGGTCGCCCTCCGGGGCGACCGAGGATCGCAACGCGCTCGGTCTGGACCCGCTGATGACCGTCACCAGTGGCGGTCGCCTTCCGGGGCGGCCGAGGATCGCAACCATCATGACGCAGACCACCAGCCGAGCCCACGCCGGTGGCGGTCGCCCTCCGGGGCGACCGAGGATCGCAACATCGAGGGCCTGCATCCCAACGACGCCGGCGGCGCCGTGGCGGTCGCCCTCCGGGGCGACCGAGGATCGCAACGTGCACGTCCTGAACACGCACCCGGAGCTTGGGCAGTGGCGGTCGCCCTCCGGGGCGACCGAGGATCGCAACACCGGGACGCCCCCACAGGCTTGCGCCGGGGAGGTGGCGGTCGCCCTCCGGGGCGACCGAGGATCGCAACGCCACCCCTACGGTGTGCGAGCTCGTCCGAGACGCTGTGGCGGTCGCCCTCCGGGGCGACCGAGGATCGCAACCGCTTGGCCTTACGCAACCGCTTGGGCTCGAAGTTCGAGTGGCGGTCGCCCTCCGGGGTGACCAAGGATCGCAACAGGGACACCTCCGCGCCGGGCTGGCCTCGGAGCTGGAGTCGCGGTCGCCCTTCGGGGTGACCGAGGATCGCAACATCGTCTTCGGGGGTTGATGGGTCCGCCCGCCCCCGGTGGCGGTC
The Nonomuraea muscovyensis genome window above contains:
- the cas5c gene encoding type I-C CRISPR-associated protein Cas5c, which produces MTNRRVHHPPPPLVVEVEAPYACFTRPEFKTERMSYSVMTPSAAKGVLEAIFWKPEFGYQVTRIEVLKPIRWASIRRNEVSSMLTLAWVREAMVDTTVRLDAEADRDQRNMVCLRDVAYRIHAQVRLRPHATDPEAKYRDQFRRRVERGACYSQPFMGVREFSASFRPKTGCEPIDRDEKLGVMLHSIVYSPDGESYRWFHAELQQGVLEIPREGIELPGADTRTGGRR
- the cas1c gene encoding type I-C CRISPR-associated endonuclease Cas1c; its protein translation is MTELLNTLYVQTQGASLHLDHDSLKIVIPETPKKTLPLRRLDGIVVYGHVSLSAELLARCAEDGRSVVWMSLSGRFLGRVDGPTRGNVMLRHAQHLSHADPVLRLQIARSCVAGKLQNSRQILLRGARDATDQAQVTLRSLAQDIEDLLGRAEDAGTLDELMGLEGQAARLYFEGLSHMLRPLSDIPSFANRTRRPPTDPVNALLSYLYGLTRALVHGAAEQVGLDPYLGFLHGMRPGKPALALDLMEEFRPIHADRLGLNLLNRKQLRKEHFETLPGGAVQMTEDGRRLVLTEWQAWKNKDWPHKLLGRKVSASLLPVVQARLLARHIRGELPAYIPWTVG
- the cas7c gene encoding type I-C CRISPR-associated protein Cas7/Csd2: MSVHLDPARKHDFVFLFDVRDGNPNGDPDAGGMPRTDPETGHGLVTDVAIKRKIRNMVALINEGVAGYDIYVEAGVALNAQHERAYAALNLDPKQRRKSEFEAQQWMCQTFYDVRMFGAVMTTGTKPCGRVQGPMQLTFSRSIDVVLPQEHGITRVTQTRQDDIDKGESTEMGNKHMIPYALYLGYGHFSAPLARRTGVTGQDLETFWRAMTLMFEHDRASTRGEMALRGLYVFSHDDPFGRAPAHQLFDRVEVAATQPIPRSFADYTVSVRSDLPEGIALTSVTE
- the cas3 gene encoding CRISPR-associated helicase Cas3'; amino-acid sequence: MRGTAQRAGAFGEIFGAGPLAAHCGLLHDVGKGSCQWQRGLIDAERLGGRVGIPHKHAGTWLLDQHGLGIMSAVVFGHHGGLPDATRLKKELRFADTDPLVAEAIGRVGEIVPEIHPPAPIALPLWLSEAATADPYALDFLVRMVYSTVVDADFLDTEQHFSGAARPFHPISAADLAERFEQGRQDLLENKLESPIDWLRQEVYRQCLEASQGPRGMYRIPAPTGSGKTLAAGGFALHHARLHGMKRVIVAVPFMSITEQNASVYRDLLDVEGEDPVVLEHHSGIDLDDGSAARRWQRLAAENWDAPFVVTTTIRLFESLFSHKPAAMRRVHRLAGSVIVLDEVQALPDRLLIPIVSALRSLTQWFGATVVLASATQPPFELLSPLQGTRIRDVIAEPKPLYKALNRVRYRWLLDPKPTMAQIAEHAAAEPQVLVVVNTTRDAARMHELVEEHRPALHLSTRMAAAHRRDTLDEIKRRLTDEKLVAVVSTQLVEAGVDLDFPAGFRAIASADSLQQAAGRVNRSGRLPFGQVTIFDPEDGNKAADMLYGAALEATRARFGPHCPPDDLDALEAYYRARFDFHNVEAAGREIQQGRQTHDFPRVAELFRMIDEWTVPVAVRYGDTEKLDEILAHLRAGHPGAGAQLRALRPYLATLPRGTVRNALQEGLAIPVVGDLLEWIGDYHPQRGIEMTSPNPQELVF
- the cas2 gene encoding CRISPR-associated endonuclease Cas2: MQLLLTYDVVTTTPEGRRRLRQMAKLCEGYGHRVQKSVFEITCTDAELLTLLDSATRIIDVSDDSVRVYRLPSNCFDAVHRLGVAEPAPHHDPLIL
- the cas8c gene encoding type I-C CRISPR-associated protein Cas8c/Csd1; translation: MLIRQLAAHAGDRRDLPPPYYRNRNVRWAIDLDGDGRPRGGRLVDLSTVEAKSGVLLDTPYVQRSGTGSLPFLLTDTLQYVLAMPKDDSDKQMADARRRAEDFAELVYRWAKDEPLAEPVVRFLRRGTFSEVEIPVQAKPSDVVAIRTDQGWVHALPSSVQVWGQIVRERKSAAGGLGICLSCGEGGPLLATIPEPVKPGGIPVAGGRGRDAQLVSINKTAQGRGGITQLANTPICDTCGGQAMSVLNALLADRQHHYRGSDSVLVWWLRRPAPFSLLGAVRDAQSQDVRGIIEQVHLPPARRADWLHDNDFYAVTLSANQSRVVIRDWIDVPLIELCQHLNTWFADHEMADLWEDGPQRVPLWRMAAALGRHGKQGYVRDTAPRSAERDLMAAALHGTPLPTNLLARLIQRVRADNRVDLPRAALLRLLLVRADPAMKEILLEHLNLDTRDPAYLCGRVFAVLEDIQRTALDNINTTIGDKFFGAAMARPLPVLTMLRKNATGHLRRLRGSRKAAGIALDKRLDEIFQKFAAELPATLDLAGQGRFVLGYHQQRSADREAARAAAAARKTAAPESA
- the cas4 gene encoding CRISPR-associated protein Cas4, with protein sequence MTDAAPQAGGVPLQQVMLSALEHHAYCPRQAGLILLEDGYADDASTIRGTLMHQRVHEPGHETRGAVRTLRALPVWHDGLALVGVCDVVEIHSDGRVIPIEHKSGSYTQGGPADVQVTGQAMCLEAMFSCSIPYGVIYSAADRRRHTVALDAAARNRVLTLADEVRHTLAVATLPGAVADQRCRRCSMHDMCMPRVLARQGAITRAASKLFTPQPEAVWDD